A DNA window from Acomys russatus chromosome 7, mAcoRus1.1, whole genome shotgun sequence contains the following coding sequences:
- the LOC127192144 gene encoding LOW QUALITY PROTEIN: cytochrome c oxidase assembly factor 4 homolog, mitochondrial (The sequence of the model RefSeq protein was modified relative to this genomic sequence to represent the inferred CDS: deleted 1 base in 1 codon) yields the protein MSASVPPGHNWTRQVKKEEGEEEDPLDQLITRSGCAASHFAVQECMAQHQDWRQCQPQVQAFRDCMSAQQARRREELQRRKEQASAQH from the exons ATGTCAGCCTCGGTCCCACCAGGCCAT AACTGGACCCGACaggtgaagaaggaggagggggaggaggaggacccaCTGGACCAGCTGATCACCCGCTCTGGCTGTGCTGCCTCCCACTTTGCCGTGCAAGAGTGTATGGCCCAGCACCAGGACTGGCGTCAGTGCCAGCCGCAAGTGCAGGCTTTCCGAGATTGCATGAGTGCACAGCAGGCGAGACGGCGGGAGGAACTGCAGAGGAGGAAAGAACAAGCCAGTGCTCAACACTGA